One stretch of Mustelus asterias chromosome 21, sMusAst1.hap1.1, whole genome shotgun sequence DNA includes these proteins:
- the LOC144509071 gene encoding dynein axonemal light chain 4-like, with the protein MAEPEVKKEDADSRRVQTFPIVRYCDMPEEMKVETMELCVTACEKFSANNETAAKMIKETMDKRFGASWHVVVGEGFGFEVTHEMKNILYMYFGGNMAVCVWKCT; encoded by the exons ATGGCGGAACCCGAGGTAAAGAAGGAAGATGCAGATTCCAGGCGAGTTCAAACCTTCCCGATCGTCAGG TATTGCGATATGCCAGAGGAAATGAAAGTGGAAACTATGGAACTGTGCGTCACGGCTTGCGAGAAATTTTCTGCAAACAATGAG ACTGCGGCCAAAATGATCAAAGAGACCATGGACAAGAGGTTTGGGGCTTCCTGGCACGTGGTGGTCGGCGAAGGGTTCGGGTTTGAAGTCACTCACGAAATGAAGAACATTCTCTACATGTATTTCGGGGGCAACatggcggtgtgtgtgtggaagtgcaCATGA